The Geoalkalibacter subterraneus genome contains the following window.
CTCGCCATTCAACGTGCCACGGGAGGTGCCTTGTGATTACCAAAGACATGATAATTGCCGATGTCATCCGCAACCATCCGGAAACCATTGCCGTATTTCAGAAGTTCGGCCTGTCCTGCCGGGAATGTCAGATCGCTGATTTTGAAGAGGTGGAGCATGGTGCGGGGGTTCATGAAGTGGACCTGGAGCAACTCCTGGCCGAACTAAACAAGGTCTGCCAAAAGCAGGATTAAATCAACCGATCAGACTTTTTCGACGAAATTCTCCAGTTCATCCACCAGCCTGGCGAGCGCTTCAACGACCAGCGCTTCGATCTTTTCCCCTTTTTCAGCGCTGGCTCTGGACGGATCGCCGTGCACGCCGCCGGGCCAGTAGTTTCTTTTGTTGCGCACCAGAATGCCCTTGGGGAACTGCGGGGTTTCCCGGGGGCTCGTGCCTTTGACCAAATGCGGACGGGTAAAAAGGATGCGTGAGGTTTCGATCTCGCCCGCATGCGCATCGCCTGCCGTTTCGATCAAATCCCGCCCATGCTGTGCCGCCAGATCGTATTCTGTCACCACCGCAATTCTTGCCTGCGGCAGCCGCGCCAAAAGCTTTTCTCCCGCATCCACCAAAGCGGCGTTATGAGTGCCACCGGCATGTCCGCTGATCAGAACAAAATTGCGCATCCCCTGACGATAAAGATTGCTGACCAGGTCGACCGCCAACGCACGCAGCGTATCGGTGGTGATCGAAATCGTGCCGGGATGAGAGCTGGTTGAGCGGCACACCCCATAATAGATCGGCGGTGCCACGAAAACGGGACGTTTCTCAGAGAGGCGACAACAGACATCATAGGCCTGCATGGTGTCCGTCCCTAACGGAAGATGATGGCCGTGTTCCTCCACGGCCCCGAAAGGGATCAGAACGGTCTGCGTTTGCCGCAGCCCTTCAATAAACTCAGGCATGGTGATATCAGACAGGATCACGCGTCCAAACCTCCTTCAGGGTTCCGCATCACTCAAACCTCAAACAACATCGATAAAGCGATGGGTCTGCGGAATCACCCGCACCGGCGAATGAATACGGGAAACCTCCTGCTGCAGTTGGAGCAGAACTGTGCCCCGCACCGCGCAGCGCCCCTGTTCGGTCAACGGCTGAATGATCAGCGGCATCTGGGGTGCGATTTCATGTATCAGACCCGCCGCCTGGACGAGCTCTGATACCGGTGTCTGCTCACCAACCACAACCTTGACAAACCCTTCCCTCTTTGCCGCAATCCGCAGGAATTCCCGATGCTCATCCCATGGAGTCTGCGCGCCGCTTAACGATTCAAGCTTGAAATCCATCGAAACATAATCGATATCGCAGATGATTTTTTCCAGCGCCGCAGGCAGGGTCCCATTGGTTTCGAGGTAAACCGGCAGCAGTTCACGCAGTTGCGGGAGCCAGAGCTGAAGAGCCTCCACCTGCGCCAGCGGCTCTCCTCCGGTTAAACTGAGGGAGTGGTGCATGCCTGGCACGTTGCGGTGCCACTGGGAGAGAATGCCGTGCAGAATTTCGAGAGACACGGGGTTGGGCAAAGAGCGGAACTGCCCGGACCCGGGCGCATCTTCTATCCGGCAGTTGGGCTGCGGCTGATGCGGCGTATCGCAATATCGACAGGCGAGATTGCAGTCGGCAAAGCGCACAAAGATCTGGCGACAGCCGACCCACAGCCCCTCCCCCTGGATGGAAGAGAAGACCTCAATCAGCTTCGCTTCTTCAGTCGGCGACATAGCTTGCACAGGCATTATCCGATTCCCAGACCGTGACCCGTTTAACGAAAACATTGCCATCATTAAGCGATTCAGTGAGCTGCTCAAAAACAAAGCGGGAAATATTCTCCGACGAGGGGCTCAACTCGTCAAAGGGCTTGACCTCATTGAGATATTTGTGGTCAAGCAGGTCGAGCACCCGGTTGGTTTCACGCTTGAGCACTTTGAAATCCACGGCCAGCCCGGACTTATCAAGCTCGTGGGCACCGACCTCGACTTCAACTTTCCAATTGTGACCATGCAGGTTTTCACAATCGCCCTGATAGTGAATCAGGTTGTGCGCGGCAGCAAAATGAGACTGAATTTTAAGAAGAAACATGCAAAATCCTTGAATGCTGAGAGTTTTATTCTTCCTCTTCCGGGCGCGGCACATACTCGCCGGGAATGGCATACTCCTCCTGCGCCCACTTGCCGAGATCAACCTGGCGACATTTGGCGCTGCAGAAAGGGCGATGAGGATTCTCCTGCCAGGTGGTCCATTCACGACAGCGAGGGCACTTTATCCGTTGCAATTTTTTATGACTGTTTTTTTCGTCATTCATACTCATAACGTAGAATTGGTAGATTTGGGCTTTATGGGAAAAAGATATGCGAACTGCGGAATTGACAGGACTATTATACAGAAAAAGGCCAGGTTATTCACCTGGCCTTTTTATTTCTGGAGCGGGAAACGGGATTCGAACCCGCGACTTCAACCTTGGCAAGGTTGCACTCTACCACTGAGTTATTCCCGCTTGATTTGTGGCGTGTGCCGTCAAGCGCGCTAATAAATATCAAACGATTTCAACCAAGTCAACAAAAAATTTCTCAAAAAATTGTAACTGGTCAGCATGGCATCGCAACATCCCACACATGGTGAAGATACCAAAAATTTTGCCGGCGATTTTATTGATAGGAAGCCAGGTACCGCTTGACGCGGGAGACATAGGTCTGCGTTTCGGGGTAGGGAGGGATGCCGCCATATTGGCGTACAGTGGTGGGACCAGCGTTGTAGGCGGCAAGAGCCAATTCCAGATCACCGCCGAACTGGTCGAGCATCATACGCAGATAACGTGTGCCGCCACGGATGTTTTCTTCAGGGTCTGTCAGATTGCCGACATTGAGCCTGAGATAGCGAGCCGTTTCAGGCATGAGCTGCATTAATCCCACGGCCCCTTTGTTTGAAACCAGGGTCGGATCGTAGTTGCTCTCCGCTTTGATCACGGCGCGCACAAGCGGCTCTTCAAGTTTGTAGGTTCCAGCATAATGACTGATGATCTCGTCTAGTCCGGCGGAACTTTCCTTGCGATAGAACTCATAATTGCCGCTGGTGGGCCTGTTGGTAAAATGCACCACCCCGTCCGCGTCAACGTAGCGGAAGATATCGCTGTAGGCCGTACCGGGATTCGCCAAATGACTGAAAATCAGGACAAAAGCCGTCAATAGAATTGATTCTTTAAACATTTCAATCCTCTCGCCTCTTTCAGTGCAGATCAAAAATAGCCTGAAATTCAACTGGTTTAGCGATGTCAAAAGGCTTGACAATGCTGCTTTGGCATTCCCATAATGCCTGAGTGCTTAAATCAGACAAACGTATTGAAATGATCATTTTATGAGACACCTTTTGCGGCATTCGGCTCTTTAAATGACACTGCCCTGCCATGCAGGATTCGAGCCGTCAAATTGCCGCTCCCCCCGAGCGGGAGGGAGGCCCCTGAATGAAAGTCACATCTGATTTCCTCGTCATCGGCAGCGGCATTGCCGGTCTGAGTTTCGCTCTCAAAGTCGCCGAGCGTGGCACCGTATCCCTGGTCACCAAACGGGAGATGGCCGATTCGGCCACGAATCTGGCCCAGGGCGGGATCGCATCGGTTTTCTCCCCGGATGACAGTTTCGAAAAACATATCGAGGACACCATGGAGGCCGGTGCCCACCTGTCTCACCCCGAAGTGGTCAAGATGGTGGTGGAGCGTGGCCCTGAAGCCATCAAGGACCTGATCGACTGGGGCGTTGAATTTACCCGCAAAAAGGATAAAAGCTTTGATCTTCACCGCGAAGGCGGCCACAGCGAGCGGCGCATTTTTCATGTCCAGGATATCACCGGCCGTGAAATTGAGAGCACACTGATCGAGGCCGCCCGCAGCCACCCCAACATCCGGATTTACGAAAACCATATTGCAGTGGATCTAATCACCGAAGCTAAAGCCACCCACCGGCGGGTTTGTCCCAATTCTTGCCTGGGCGCTTATGTCCTCGACATTCAGGAGAAGGAAGTTTCGACTTTTGGGGCGCGTTATACCATTCTGGCCACAGGCGGCTGCGGCAAGGTCTACCTCTATACCTGCAACCCGGATGTGGCCACCGGCGACGGCGTGGCCATGGCCTACCGTGCAGGCGCGGCCATCTCCAACATGGAATTCATGCAGTTTCATCCCACCACGCTGTTCCACCCGCACGCCAAATCATTCCTGATCTCTGAAGCAGTGCGCGGCGAAGGCGCAATACTCAAGCGTCAGGACGGCACCGCCTTCATGGAGAACTATCACAAACTCAAAGACCTGGCCCCGCGCGATATCGTAGCCCGTGCCATCGACAACGAAATGAAGGTGCATGGCGACGACTGCGTTTTCCTCGACATCACCCACAAAGGGGCTGATTTCATCCAGGAGCACTTCCCCAACATCTATGAAACCTGCCTTTCCTACGGCATCGACATGACCCGGGAGCCGATTCCAGTCGTGCCCGCCGCGCACTACCTGTGCGGAGGGATTAAAGTCGATATGAACGGTGAGACGGACATTAAGAACCTGTTCGCCATCGGAGAAACGGCCTGCACCGGACTGCACGGCGCCAATCGTCTGGCCAGCAACAGCCTGCTTGAAGGGGTGGTCTACGCGAAGCTCGCCGCGCAAACCTGCATCAAGCGCCTTTCAGAGCCTGCCTCGCCCTTTCCCCTCATCTCTCCCTGGGATACGGGAAGCGCGCGTGACAGCGACGAAGAGGTAGTGGTTGCACACAACTGGCATGAGATCCGCCTTTCCATGTGGAATTATGTCGGGATCGTGCGCTCAACCAAACGTTTGGCGCGTGCTCACCGGCGCATCCAGATGATTCAGGAGGAAATCGCCGACTACTACTGGGACTTCTTCATCACGTCGGACCTGATCGAGTTACGCAATATCGCCACGGTCGCGGAACTGATCATCCGCTGTGCCCTCGAGCGTCACGAAAGCCGCGGACTGCACTACACCATCGACTACCCCGAAACCGACGACAGCCACTGGAAACGCGACACGCTGATTCGCAAGAACATCTGACGGAGGCGCTTTTGGACATCAATGAGATACGAAAACAAATAGATGCCCTGGACGACGAACTGCTGCGCATCTTCAATCAGCGCGCTCAGCTGGCCCTCGACATCGGTCACTGCAAGAAAAAAGTCGGTCTCGCGGTCTATGACCCGCAACGGGAAAAAAAGATTTTCGAGAGGATGAAAGGCGCCAATCCCGGCCCGTTGGATGACGGAGCCATTGTGCGCCTTTTTGAACGCGTCATTGATGAATCACGTCGTCTGGAACGGATCAAGACCAAAGGAGAGTAGATGCGATGCTGATTGTAATGAAGAAGACGGCGTCGGAAGACGATCTGCAGCATGTGAAGCAGTATCTTGTGGAACACGATTTCGATTTCCACCAGTCCACGGGAGCGGACCGCACCATCCTTGGCGTCATCGGCGACACTCACACCATTGACAAAGACGATCTGCGCGCCCTGCCCGGGGTGCTTGAAGTGTTTAAAATCCCGGAAGAAGAATAAACGCTGGCTCAGCTTCGGGCCCGTTCGACTTTGTAGACACCTTTGATTTTGTGAATGGCGTTGATGATCTTGTTGAGGTGGTCGAGGTTTTCAATCTCGATCTCAAAAGTATTAACCGCCCTTTTCTCCGCGGTAGCATGCATGTTGGCCGCAATAATATTGGCTTCGCCCTGGGTAATGGCGCCGGTAATCGCAGCCAGAATCCCCTTCTGATCATGGCAATAGACGTTGATTTTGACCGGCCGGGTTGTCTTTTTCTTCATATCCCATTCGACATCCACCCGCCGCTCGGGGTCTGCTTCAAGGACGTGCGGACAGTTTGAGGTATGCACTGTCAGCCCGCGCCCACGGGTGATAAATCCGATCACCTTATCGCCGGGCAGAGGATTGCAGCATTTGGCAAAGCGCACCATAATGTCCTCGATCCCCTGGATTTTAATGGCGCTTGAGGGTTTCTTGCGGATCTTGTTGAGAACCTGCCCGATGCGGCTTGGACGCGCCTCCTGCTCTGCGCGTAGCTTCTCCTCCGGCACGATGCGCGCGGCCGCCTGACCGGGGCTGAGCTTGCCGTAACCCACCGAGGCCAGCAGTTCATCCACCTGGTGAAATCCCAACTCCTCCAGCGCCCGGTTCATCTCCCCTGAGGAAAGGGCACGGTTAAAGCTCATGCCGTGCTTGCGCAGCTCTTTTTCCAGAAGATCCCGCCCGATTTCGATACTTTTCTCGCGCTGCTCGGCCTTGACCCATTGCCGGATTTTGTTGCGGGCCTTGGAGGTCCGCACGAACTTGAGCCAATCCTTACTGGGAGTATGATTGGGCGCGGTGATGACCTCGACCACATCGCCGTTGTGCAATTGCGTTTTCAGCGGCACCAGGCGGCCGTTGACCCGTGCGCCAACGCAGGTGTGGCCGACATCGCTGTGTACGGTGTAGGCAAAATCGACCGGCGTTGCTCCCTTGGGTAGCTCTTTGACTTCCCCGCCCGGGGTAAAGACAAAAACCTCTTCCGGGAACAGGTCGATCTTGACCGCATCCATAAACTCGCGGGAATCCGTAAGCTCACGCTGCCATTCCATCAACTGGCGCAGCCAGCCGAACCCGCGAGTCTCCTGCTCATCCCCCGGGGTCGTTTTCCCTTCCTTGTACTTCCAGTGTGCAGCGATCCCCTCCTCGGCCACATTATGCATGTCCCAGGTGCGGATCTGAACCTCCATGCGATCGCCGAAAGGGCCGATGACGGTGGTATGCAGCGACTGGTACATGTTGGCCTTGGGCATGGCGATGTAGTCTTTGAAACGTCCGGGAACAGGCTTCCAGGTGGAATGGATGATACCCAGCACCTCGTAGCACTCGCGCACGGAATCGACGATCACCCGGAAAGCAACCAGGTCATGAACCTGCTCAAAGTCGATCCCCTGCCGCTCCATCTTGAGATAGACGGAATAAAGATGCTTGAGGCGACCGGAAACCTCACCCTTGATTCCCTGCTCTTCAAGTTTGGCGGAGATCAGTTTTTTGACCTCTCCGATATAGCTCTCCCGCTCTTTCTGCTTGCGGCTGATCTTTTCGGAAAGTTCTTGGTAGGCCTTAGGTTCAAGGTAGCGAAAACTGAGGTTTTCCAACTCACCCTTGAGCCAGCTTATACCGAGTCGGTTGGCAAGCGGCGCGTAGATATCGAGAGTTTCCCGAGCGATGCGTCTCTGCTGTTCGACCGGCTTGTGAGACAAGGTCCGCATATTGTGGACTCGGTCTGACAGCTTGACCAGAATCACGCGGATGTCGCGTGCCATAGCGATGAGCATCTTGCGGAAATTCTCCGCCTGGCGTTCCTCGTGGGAGCGCAGGAAGAACTTGCCGATCTTGGTGACGCCGTCGACCAGTGAAGCAATCTCTTCGCCGAAGACCCCCTGGATTTCCTCGCGGGTAGTCAGGGTGTCCTCAAGTGCGTCATGCAGAAGCCCGGTGACGACGGTAGGAACATCCATGCGCAGCTGCGCCAGGATATAAGCTACCTCCATGGGATGCGTCAGGTAGGGTTCTCCCGACAGGCGGCTCTGCCCCTGGTGAACCTTGGCGCTGAACACATAGGCTTTGCGCACCAGGTCCAGGTCGGCACCAGGCAGATAGGAGCGGATTTTTTCAAGAATATCGTCGAGACGGACCATGAGGATGTATTCGGGAAAGATGATGCAGACATGAAAAAGGCAGACGACACAAGTTCGCCTGCCGAAATCAGCTTTAAACGAATCAGTTCTCCCGCAGGCAATAAACCCCTTGGACGGCAGCCAACCAGCCTGCCGGGCGGGTCAAACAATTCCGGAAAAGCTTATCTTTTACGCTTGGGAAGCTCGTATTCAACCTTGCCTGCCGCAATTTCACGCAATGCGACAACAATTTTCTTATTGTTCTGCTTGTTCTCGATAAGGGGGCTTGCGCCTTTATAAAGCTGCTTTGCGCGCTTGGCCGCAACCATGGCGAGCAGAAAACGGTTTGGAACCTGAACGAGACAATCTTCAACAGTAACCCTTGCCATGAAAAACTCCTTGAACGACTTGAAATATGATCAGATATCGAGATCGAAAACTTCGGTCAGACCGGGCAGAACCCGTGCGGTACGACAACCTTCTGCAATAACGATGGACTTGAGTGCATCCAGGGCGATATCAAAATCATCGTTGACGACAACATAATCGTAGTTAACCGACTCGCGGATTTCATCCCGGGCATTCTTCATGCGCCGTTCGATCACCTCCGCATCGTCTGTCTGACGATTCTCCAGTCTTTTGCGCAGCTCTTTCAGGTCAGGAGGGAGAATAAAAATAAAAACGCCCTCTCCGTAGGCTTTCCTGAGCTGAGCAGCCCCCTGAATATCGATGTCGAGCAATACGTCACAACCCTGCTCGCGCCAGTGCTCCAGAGTCTCGATGGCGGTGCCGTAGCGGTTGCCGTGAACCTCGGCCCATTCGGCAAAAGCGCCCTGTTCAACCATCTCTTTGAAGGATTCCGGGGTGATGAAAAAATAATCCACCCCGTCTTCTTCACCGGCCCGCTGGGCCCGAGTCGTGAAAGAAACAGAGTGCCGCAGGTGCGGGAAAAAGTCAACAAGCCGGTTGCACAGCGATGTTTTTCCCGCGCCGGAGGGGGCAGAGACAATGAAAAGACCTCCCTTCGGGCGACTCTTTGTCTGACTACTCGACATTCTGTACCTGCTCCTTGATCTTCTCCAGCTCCGCCTTGAGTTGAACAACCTGACGGGTCAACTGTGAATCATTGGACTTCGATCCCATGGTGTTGGCTTCGCGATTGAGTTCCTGCACCAGAAAATCAAGTTGCCGGCCGACAGGCTCCTGTTGTTGCAACAGGTCGTGAAACTGCTGAAGATGGCTCCTGAAACGTGAGATCTCTTCGCTGATATCACAGCGGTCGGCAAACAGTGCCACTTCCTGGGCCACACGCTGTTCATCGAAATCCACTTCGGAAGCAAGCCGCTCGAGTCGCTGCTTGAGCTTGACCTGCCATTCCTGAACAACCTCGGGCGCACGCGCGACGATCGTTTCAAGAACATCGCCGATCAGATCAAGACGTGCGGCAATATCTTCCTGGGTTGCGCGCCCCTCCGCCACCCGCATCGACTCAACAGCGTCGACCGCACTTTCAAGAGCCTGATCGAGACATTTCCTGATTTCTTCTGCAGCAACGGCGCAATCTTCCAGAACGATCACATCCTTCTGCGCAGCAAGCAGAGACAACGACAAATCGTCTTTCAAGTCATAAGCCGTGGTCATGCGGCGAAACATCTCCACATAGGCTTCGGCCAGGGCAGGATTGAAAGCAGGCGCGGCGGCTAGCTTTTCCTGCGAATCCTGGCTGATGAACAGATCGATTTTGCCGCGGCGCAGACGCTGGGAGACCCGTTTTCTGATCTCATGGTCATAGCCCATGAGAAAACGCGGAGCCTTGATGCTGACATCGCCGAAGCGATGGTTGACGGTTTTGATCTCCACCGTCAGGGAAAGGTTTTCGCTTTCCCCCTGCCCTTTACCGTAACCGGTCATACTTTTGATCATGCGTTGTCATCCTTTTGCGGGGATCGGCTCCCCTCCCGGGTTAAAGGGACCAGTAGATCAGCCCTTCATTTTCGATAACCTGGCGCGAATACATGGCCTTGACATCGATGACCACTCCGCATCCTTTACCGTTGCATGTCATCTCCCGCAGGCGCGCCGGAGTTATATCCTTGAACTTGTCATGTGACACCGCCAGAATCACGCCGTCCACGGGCAGGGAATCTTCAAGGCGACTGAGTTCCAGTCCATATTCGTGCAGGGTCTCCTCCGGAGTCGCCCAGGGGTCATGCACCAGCACCTCAACGCCGTATTCCTTGAGTTCAGAGACAATATCAACCACTTTCGTGTTGCGGATATCGGGCACATTCTCCTTGAAAGTCAATCCCAGTACCAGAATTCGCGCTCCCTTGACGGCCTTGTCAGCCTGAATCATTTTCTTAACCGTCATTTCGGCGACAAACTTTCCCATACCGTCATTGATTCTTCGACCGGCCAGGATCACCTGGGGATGATAACCAATCGCTTCAGCTTTATGGGTCAGGTAATAGGGATCGACGCCGATGCAGTGTCCACCGACAAGTCCTGGAAAGAATTTGAGAAAATTCCACTTGGTGCCAGCCGCAGCCAGCACATCCATGGTGGGGATCGACATCTTGTTGAAGATCATCGCCAGTTCGTTCATCAGGGCGATATTGAGGTCGCGCTGGGTGTTCTCGATGACCTTGGCCGCTTCGGCGACTTTGATGCTCGAAGCCCGATGCACGCCGGCGGTGACGACCATCTCATAAACAGCGGCGACCGTATTCAGGGTTTCCTCATCCTGGCCGGAGACAACCTTGACGATCTTGTCAACGGTATGAACCTTGTCGCCGGGGTTGATGCGCTCGGGGGAATAGCCCACTTTGAAATCAACGCCGCAGGTCAGACCGGATTCGCGCTCGAGGATCGGAACGCAGACCTCTTCAGTCACGCCGGGATAGACGGTGGATTCATACACCACGATGCTTCCGGGCTTGAGGTTGCGGCCAATGGCTGTCGAAGAGGACACCAGCGGCGAGAGATCCGGTTTGCGGAATTCATCGATGGGCGTCGGCACGGTGACAATGATAAAGCGCGCTTCCTGCAATCGTGCAGGGTCTTGCGTATAATCTATACTGGTTCGCGCAAGATCGTCTCCGCTGAGTTCACCTGTGGCATCGTAGCCATTGCGTAATTGCTCGATTTTTTTGCTGCTTATGTCAAAACCGATTACCTTGGTCTTATGGCCGAAAGCGGCCGCCAGCGGCAACCCGACATAGCCCAGGCCGACCATCGCAATGGCCGCATCTCCGGCTGCAATCTCCTGACAGGTCACCATTTTCACACCACCCTCCTTACCGATATATTTTTAAGATTGGATTTATCAACTGGATTTATTGACACTTCGTGAATGTGGAGTTACATGCAAAATTCAACCCCTTCCCCTACCCTGACCCTCCCCCGCTGGGAGGGGATTATTTATGGGCGTTTCAAGATAAAATCAACGGCTGCCGCCAGGTCGGCGAAACGGGTGACTTTGCCTGCAACCTCCTCCGACGCCTGTGAACCATATCCTGTCAATACCAACAATGGGGTGCAGCCTGCAGCAACGCCAGCCTCAATATCCGAGGCTTTGTCCCCCACCATATACGATTGCGCCAGATCGATCCCATGCTCTTCTGCCGCCTGCAACAAAAGACCGGGCTTGCCTTTGCGGCAGTCGCATTCCTGCCGATATTCCCCCTGCCCTTCGGTCGGATGGTGCGGACAGAAATAAAATCCATCAATGTGGGCACCGAAATAAACCAGTTCCGACTGCAGGTGTTCATGCAGGGCCTCAACCGCTCTCGGCTCGAAGTATCCCCGTGCAATCCCGGCTTGATTGGAGACGACCAGCACAACAAACCCCGCATCATTCAGGTGGGAGATAGCTTCGGGAGCGCCGGGGATGAATTCAAAATCCTCGACCCGGTGCAGGTAGTCTTTCTCCACGTTGATGGTGCCGTCGCGGTCGAGAAAAACCGCTCTGCGGAGCGGATTTTCTGTGAGGAGTGAGGGGTGAGGAGTGAGGGGGGTCAATTTGCTACCTTTCCCTTCAGGGAGTTCATCAATCCGCCGAATAAGCTAAAAATACGTTCGATTCGGTTCTGGATATTCCTAGTATCGTTCAAATAACCCAAGTCTTTGGCAAGAATAATCTGTGTATCCAATTCGCTTAAAGAACCCCGAGCAATCGAAAGAAATTGCAAAAATTCTTTTGGCCCCATACGGCCAGCTCCCTCAGCGATGTTGCTTGGGACCGAAATAGCTGCACGCCGCATTTGGTTGGTTAGAGAATAGACCTCATCGCGAGGAAATTTTTCTGTCGCCTCGTATATTTCTCGTACCAAGATCATTGATTCTTGCCACAGCCTGAGGTCATGATGTTTTCGCCTCACTCCTCACTCCTCACCCCTCACGGTATTGTTGAAGAATTTTTTCAACAAGACCTGTCGTCGATTTTCCGGCAACAAACTCAATAATTTCCACGCGGCCGCCGTAGCTTTCGACAATCTCCTTGCCGACGACTCCCTCGGGGGAGTAATCGCCGCCTTTGACCAGAATATCCGGCTTGACCGCACGGATCAGCTCCAGAGGAGTATCCTCGTCAAACAGGCAGACATAATCGATGCAATCGAGGGCAGCCAGGATATGGGCCCGCTCGTTTTCGCCGATCAGGGGGCGCTTTGGGCCTTTGAGACGCTGAACCGACTGGTCGGAGTTGAGGCCGAGCACCAGCAGGTCGCCAAGCCTGCGCGCTTTCTGCAGGTACTGAACGTGGCCCGCATGCAGCAGGTCGAAGCAGCCGTTGGTAAAGACAATGCGGCGTCCCTTTTCACGCTCACGTTCAAGGGCGACGCTGAGCACGTCCCGCGTCTTGATTTTCAGATCGCTGTCGCGGTGACTGCGGCCGACTGTTTCGAAAATTTCCTCGGCAGACACAGTCGAGGTGCCCACCTTGCCCACCACAATGCCCGCGGCGACATT
Protein-coding sequences here:
- a CDS encoding DUF1858 domain-containing protein — encoded protein: MITKDMIIADVIRNHPETIAVFQKFGLSCRECQIADFEEVEHGAGVHEVDLEQLLAELNKVCQKQD
- a CDS encoding creatininase family protein produces the protein MILSDITMPEFIEGLRQTQTVLIPFGAVEEHGHHLPLGTDTMQAYDVCCRLSEKRPVFVAPPIYYGVCRSTSSHPGTISITTDTLRALAVDLVSNLYRQGMRNFVLISGHAGGTHNAALVDAGEKLLARLPQARIAVVTEYDLAAQHGRDLIETAGDAHAGEIETSRILFTRPHLVKGTSPRETPQFPKGILVRNKRNYWPGGVHGDPSRASAEKGEKIEALVVEALARLVDELENFVEKV
- a CDS encoding 7-carboxy-7-deazaguanine synthase QueE; the encoded protein is MPVQAMSPTEEAKLIEVFSSIQGEGLWVGCRQIFVRFADCNLACRYCDTPHQPQPNCRIEDAPGSGQFRSLPNPVSLEILHGILSQWHRNVPGMHHSLSLTGGEPLAQVEALQLWLPQLRELLPVYLETNGTLPAALEKIICDIDYVSMDFKLESLSGAQTPWDEHREFLRIAAKREGFVKVVVGEQTPVSELVQAAGLIHEIAPQMPLIIQPLTEQGRCAVRGTVLLQLQQEVSRIHSPVRVIPQTHRFIDVV
- the queD gene encoding 6-carboxytetrahydropterin synthase QueD; its protein translation is MFLLKIQSHFAAAHNLIHYQGDCENLHGHNWKVEVEVGAHELDKSGLAVDFKVLKRETNRVLDLLDHKYLNEVKPFDELSPSSENISRFVFEQLTESLNDGNVFVKRVTVWESDNACASYVAD
- a CDS encoding DNA gyrase inhibitor YacG, with protein sequence MNDEKNSHKKLQRIKCPRCREWTTWQENPHRPFCSAKCRQVDLGKWAQEEYAIPGEYVPRPEEEE
- a CDS encoding lytic transglycosylase domain-containing protein; this translates as MFKESILLTAFVLIFSHLANPGTAYSDIFRYVDADGVVHFTNRPTSGNYEFYRKESSAGLDEIISHYAGTYKLEEPLVRAVIKAESNYDPTLVSNKGAVGLMQLMPETARYLRLNVGNLTDPEENIRGGTRYLRMMLDQFGGDLELALAAYNAGPTTVRQYGGIPPYPETQTYVSRVKRYLASYQ
- the nadB gene encoding L-aspartate oxidase, which encodes MKVTSDFLVIGSGIAGLSFALKVAERGTVSLVTKREMADSATNLAQGGIASVFSPDDSFEKHIEDTMEAGAHLSHPEVVKMVVERGPEAIKDLIDWGVEFTRKKDKSFDLHREGGHSERRIFHVQDITGREIESTLIEAARSHPNIRIYENHIAVDLITEAKATHRRVCPNSCLGAYVLDIQEKEVSTFGARYTILATGGCGKVYLYTCNPDVATGDGVAMAYRAGAAISNMEFMQFHPTTLFHPHAKSFLISEAVRGEGAILKRQDGTAFMENYHKLKDLAPRDIVARAIDNEMKVHGDDCVFLDITHKGADFIQEHFPNIYETCLSYGIDMTREPIPVVPAAHYLCGGIKVDMNGETDIKNLFAIGETACTGLHGANRLASNSLLEGVVYAKLAAQTCIKRLSEPASPFPLISPWDTGSARDSDEEVVVAHNWHEIRLSMWNYVGIVRSTKRLARAHRRIQMIQEEIADYYWDFFITSDLIELRNIATVAELIIRCALERHESRGLHYTIDYPETDDSHWKRDTLIRKNI
- the pheA gene encoding chorismate mutase codes for the protein MDINEIRKQIDALDDELLRIFNQRAQLALDIGHCKKKVGLAVYDPQREKKIFERMKGANPGPLDDGAIVRLFERVIDESRRLERIKTKGE
- a CDS encoding RelA/SpoT family protein, with product MVRLDDILEKIRSYLPGADLDLVRKAYVFSAKVHQGQSRLSGEPYLTHPMEVAYILAQLRMDVPTVVTGLLHDALEDTLTTREEIQGVFGEEIASLVDGVTKIGKFFLRSHEERQAENFRKMLIAMARDIRVILVKLSDRVHNMRTLSHKPVEQQRRIARETLDIYAPLANRLGISWLKGELENLSFRYLEPKAYQELSEKISRKQKERESYIGEVKKLISAKLEEQGIKGEVSGRLKHLYSVYLKMERQGIDFEQVHDLVAFRVIVDSVRECYEVLGIIHSTWKPVPGRFKDYIAMPKANMYQSLHTTVIGPFGDRMEVQIRTWDMHNVAEEGIAAHWKYKEGKTTPGDEQETRGFGWLRQLMEWQRELTDSREFMDAVKIDLFPEEVFVFTPGGEVKELPKGATPVDFAYTVHSDVGHTCVGARVNGRLVPLKTQLHNGDVVEVITAPNHTPSKDWLKFVRTSKARNKIRQWVKAEQREKSIEIGRDLLEKELRKHGMSFNRALSSGEMNRALEELGFHQVDELLASVGYGKLSPGQAAARIVPEEKLRAEQEARPSRIGQVLNKIRKKPSSAIKIQGIEDIMVRFAKCCNPLPGDKVIGFITRGRGLTVHTSNCPHVLEADPERRVDVEWDMKKKTTRPVKINVYCHDQKGILAAITGAITQGEANIIAANMHATAEKRAVNTFEIEIENLDHLNKIINAIHKIKGVYKVERARS
- the rpoZ gene encoding DNA-directed RNA polymerase subunit omega, with the protein product MARVTVEDCLVQVPNRFLLAMVAAKRAKQLYKGASPLIENKQNNKKIVVALREIAAGKVEYELPKRKR
- the gmk gene encoding guanylate kinase, whose translation is MSSSQTKSRPKGGLFIVSAPSGAGKTSLCNRLVDFFPHLRHSVSFTTRAQRAGEEDGVDYFFITPESFKEMVEQGAFAEWAEVHGNRYGTAIETLEHWREQGCDVLLDIDIQGAAQLRKAYGEGVFIFILPPDLKELRKRLENRQTDDAEVIERRMKNARDEIRESVNYDYVVVNDDFDIALDALKSIVIAEGCRTARVLPGLTEVFDLDI